A single Nicotiana tabacum cultivar K326 chromosome 5, ASM71507v2, whole genome shotgun sequence DNA region contains:
- the LOC107775233 gene encoding uncharacterized protein LOC107775233, which yields METICIIVAFNSRWTEGYKYLDHQTKLFLAPESIQFEDFVKQIFELIELDREKFEIVIWFDINLGTSKGMLVSKDLDLHTCIELLKTHSLFKSCRFIVDISERVFASTSNEHANTKTQHDNQERCQQIVEVDMVEAQPLNEEVHQTFDSIQVEGQTIIEIGNEQALGIQVLESAPIVKLEKKHDCSVNTRKADQRHATSKLISGYIIDNLRDPRFEVTPAFVMAEMQKLHGLDIGYHKAWRAIQHASALIRGSPEENYKLLCSYLYMMTSKNQGTYTNIKIDDNNRFLYMFYAYGSSIAGWNHCRPVIDVDATFLKSKYRGVLMISVSKDANNQIFPLAFGIAESENNNSYEWYFSQLRNAIGSHENLIFLSDRHQAIANGIIKVYPESHHGICIYHLEQNLKRRNVKSEVIKLFQSATRVYRRKEFDIYMSDIANADKKTYDYLMEEPPKRWARSCSPRRRYDMLTTNIVESMNSVLLEARELLMLRMMDLIQVKLQHWFYERRNKAEGTFYDVSCWVEEELKKRIDLAFTLNVFPIDSWRSIVEEEGITFLVDLNKRTCDCFQFQLDELPCIHAIAVIEKRNIKKSDFCLHWYLKESWLKTYERQIHPVGHTDSWIVPESFKSQIVKPPDFKVPPGRRQKKRHIPATEPSKITFKCGRCRRIGHNRTTCIYSPALHPFSRKHREE from the exons ATGGAAACAATATGCATAATAGTTGCTTTTAATAGTAGATGGACTGAAGGCTATAAATATCTTGATCATCAAACAAAGCTTTTCCTAGCACCTGAGTCAATTCAGTTTGAAGATTTCGTTAAACAGATATTTGAGCTTATTGAATTGGATAGAGAAAAGTTTGAAATAgtgatatggtttgatatcaacctTGGAACAAGCAAAGGAATGCTTGTATCCAAAGATTTAGATCTTCACACATGTATAGAGTTGCTAAAAACTCATTCACTCTTCAAGAGCTGTCGTTTCATAGTTGATATTTCGGAAAGAGTTTTTGCATCAACAAGCAATGAACATGCCAACACAAAAACTCAACATGACAATCAAGAGCGATGCCAACAAATAGTTGAAGTAGATATGGTTGAAGCTCAACCATTAAATGAAGAGGTGCATCAAACATTTGAttctattcaagtagaaggacaaACCATTATAGAGATTGGCAACGAACAAGCTTTGGGTATTCAAGTCTTAGAGAGTGCACCG ATAGTAAAGCTTGAGAAAAAGCATGACTGCTCTGTTAACACTAGGAAAGCAGATCAAAGGCATGCTACTTCAAAGTTGATTAGTGGTTACATTATCGATAATCTTCGGGACCCAAGATTTGAAGTTACACCAGCTTTTGTCATGGCAGAGATGCAAAAATTGCATGGACTAGACATTGGATATCACAAGGCGTGGCGTGCTATTCAACATGCTTCCGCTTTAATAAGAGGAAGTCCCgaagaaaattataaattattgtgttcatacttgtatatgatGACAAGTAAGAACCAGGGAACTTATACTAACATAAAGATAGACGACAACAACAG gtttctttatatgttttacGCATATGGATCATCGATAGCTGGTTGGAATCATTGTAGACCAGTGATTGATGTTGATGCAACTTTTTTGAAGTCAAAATAtcgtggtgttttgatgatttcagtTTCAAAAGATGCAAATAACCAAATTTTCCCATTAGCCTTTGGAATAGCAGAATCTGAAAACAACAATTCCTATGAGTGGTACTTTAGTCAGCTTCGCAATGCAATTGGGAGCCATgagaatttgatttttttatcaGACAGGCATCAAGCTATTGCAAATGGAATTATAAAGGTATATCCTGAAAGCCATCATGGGATTTGCATCTATCATTTGGAGCAGAACCTAAAGCGAAGAAATGTGAAAAGTGAGGTCATAAAACTTTTCCAAAGTGCTACAAGAGTATACAGGCGTAAAGAATTTGACATATACATGTCAGATATTGCAAATGCAGATAAGAAAACTTATGACTACTTGATGGAAGAACCACCGAAAAGATGGGCACGTTCTTGTAGTCCACGACGAAGAtatgacatgctcacaacaaacATAGTTGAGTCAATGAATTCAGTGCTATTAGAAGCAAGGGAGCTGCTTATGCTAAGAATGATGGATCTCATTCAAGTGAAGCTACAACATTGgttttatgaaagaagaaataaagcaGAAGGAACATTTTATGATGTTTCTTGTTGGGTAGAGGAGGAATTGAAGAAAAGAATAGATTTAGCATTTACTTTGAAC GTCTTCCCTATTGATTCATGGCGTTCTATAGTTGAAGAAGAAGGAATAACTTTCTTGGTGGacttaaacaaaagaacatgtgattgtTTTCAATTTCAACTTGATGAATTACCATGCATACATGCAATTGCAGTTATCGAGAAGAGAAACATCAAGAAGTCCGACTTTTGTTTGCACTGGTACTTAAAGGAATCTTGGCTGAAAACATATGAAAGACAAATACATCCTGTAGGACATACTGATTCTTGGATTGTACCAGAGAGTTTTAAGTCACAAATTGTTAAACCTCCAGATTTCAAAGTGCCACCAGGTAGAAGGCAAAAGAAAAGGCATATTCCTGCTACCGAGccatcaaaaataacattcaaatgTGGTCGTTGCAGAAGAATTGGTCATAATAGAACAACTTGTATATATTCTCCGGCACTCCATCCATTTTCAAGAAAGCATAGAGAAGAGTAG